A genomic stretch from Moraxella nasicaprae includes:
- a CDS encoding response regulator transcription factor, which produces MNKQILLIEDDPDLAELISDYLSMNYYEVHHAATGQMGLDILEAKEREISLIVLDLMLPDMDGMQVCQKVRSSKNTLINKVPIVMLTAKGDTTDRVLGLEMGADDYVAKPFEPRELLARIRAVLRRHETPNQADANLGSLSFGRLSVFPDSHEVTIDEKPVRLTTHQFQLLHYFATHAGKVLSREQLWQAMPNDDSSENIDRAIDVHISRLRALIEDNPRQPKRIITVRGVGYQFATDQV; this is translated from the coding sequence ATGAATAAACAAATTTTATTGATTGAAGACGATCCAGATTTGGCAGAATTGATTAGCGACTATCTGTCGATGAACTACTACGAAGTACACCATGCTGCCACAGGGCAAATGGGTCTGGATATCCTAGAAGCCAAAGAACGAGAAATCAGCCTGATTGTGCTGGATTTGATGCTACCTGACATGGATGGCATGCAAGTTTGCCAAAAAGTGCGTTCATCAAAAAATACACTCATCAACAAAGTGCCAATCGTAATGCTGACCGCCAAAGGCGACACCACCGACCGTGTTTTGGGCTTGGAAATGGGTGCAGATGATTATGTCGCCAAGCCCTTTGAGCCACGAGAGCTGTTAGCTCGCATTCGTGCAGTATTGCGTCGCCATGAAACGCCCAACCAAGCAGATGCCAATTTGGGTAGTCTTAGCTTTGGTCGCTTATCGGTATTTCCCGACAGCCATGAAGTGACCATCGATGAAAAGCCTGTGCGTCTGACCACACACCAGTTCCAACTACTTCATTATTTTGCCACTCACGCTGGCAAAGTGCTAAGCCGTGAACAGCTGTGGCAAGCAATGCCAAATGATGACAGCTCTGAGAATATTGACCGTGCCATTGATGTGCACATCTCTCGCCTGCGTGCCTTGATTGAAGACAATCCACGCCAACCAAAACGCATCATCACCGTGCGTGGCGTTGGTTATCAATTTGCAACCGATCAGGTCTAA
- a CDS encoding sensor histidine kinase, producing the protein MQNQHGKFGFRSVAARLFISVFLALITFTIAFILLSQFAHNNSDAARSRAIASQILSQIDPFLIEAETLSSQNNLLQARFSMVVIKKSFDIFDESLSAKIGLYAPDGRLILQTEDTELPQQLPPNPPWLSTLFAPSPPHTTITNPLGYTIWYESRTPPIQRPLSGWFNLFSGTILLLVIMSAVLWWISHNITWRINQMSRQIGRLGDGDFSVRVSEEGNDEIAALAYGFNQSAQKIEQLINANSLLLAHASHEFRTPITRIRLQIEMMDMLAAKLSEEDKAKFDKRAFAINRDLTGLNDLVESILLISRLDAGHALQATEQVDLYELVRQECQHYPEASLAAEAIVLPAQPKLLTHLVRNLLNNAMIHGVPPVQVYLYGVSTPDDAQLIPQALIDCMNDDCTSDVLFENTSDDEDNTHKKTAFLKRFGKDKPKEKPKPNFAVLSFIDQGDGIAEDKRQDIFSPFVRLKQEKKGSGLGLSLVSQIVEAHNGQIYTDTYQGKTRFVVILPTKPKATFDDTTDKSATK; encoded by the coding sequence ATGCAAAATCAACATGGTAAATTCGGCTTTCGTTCTGTGGCGGCACGCTTATTCATCAGCGTGTTTTTGGCGTTAATCACTTTTACAATTGCATTCATCTTACTATCCCAATTTGCCCACAATAATTCAGATGCTGCTCGCTCTCGTGCCATCGCCAGCCAGATTCTAAGTCAAATAGACCCATTTTTGATTGAAGCTGAAACACTCAGCAGCCAAAACAACCTACTACAAGCCAGATTTTCTATGGTGGTCATCAAAAAAAGTTTTGATATTTTTGATGAAAGCCTTAGTGCCAAGATTGGCTTATACGCTCCTGATGGTCGTCTCATCTTACAAACCGAAGACACCGAGTTGCCACAGCAGCTACCACCCAACCCGCCTTGGCTAAGCACTTTGTTTGCCCCAAGTCCGCCTCATACCACCATCACCAACCCACTGGGTTACACCATTTGGTATGAAAGTCGCACACCGCCAATCCAGCGACCTTTATCAGGCTGGTTTAACTTATTTTCTGGGACGATTTTACTGTTGGTCATCATGTCGGCGGTGCTGTGGTGGATTTCACACAACATCACTTGGCGTATCAATCAGATGAGCCGTCAAATTGGCAGATTGGGCGATGGTGATTTTAGCGTCAGGGTCAGCGAAGAAGGCAATGATGAGATTGCTGCTCTTGCCTATGGCTTTAACCAATCTGCTCAAAAAATCGAACAACTCATCAATGCCAACAGCCTGCTTTTGGCACACGCCTCACACGAATTTCGCACCCCCATCACTCGCATTCGCTTGCAGATTGAGATGATGGACATGCTGGCTGCCAAACTAAGCGAGGAAGATAAAGCCAAATTTGACAAACGAGCTTTTGCCATCAACCGTGATTTGACGGGGCTAAATGACCTTGTCGAGAGTATCCTGCTGATCAGTCGCCTTGATGCAGGACACGCCCTACAAGCCACCGAGCAAGTTGATTTGTATGAGCTGGTTCGCCAAGAATGCCAGCATTATCCAGAAGCCAGTCTTGCTGCCGAAGCCATCGTTTTGCCCGCTCAGCCTAAGCTATTGACACATCTGGTTCGCAATCTGCTTAATAATGCCATGATTCATGGCGTGCCACCCGTACAAGTCTATCTATACGGTGTCAGTACACCTGACGATGCCCAACTCATTCCACAGGCACTCATCGACTGCATGAACGATGACTGCACCAGCGATGTCTTGTTTGAAAATACGTCAGATGATGAGGATAATACCCACAAAAAAACCGCCTTTTTAAAACGGTTTGGCAAAGATAAACCCAAAGAAAAGCCTAAGCCAAATTTTGCCGTACTGTCTTTCATCGATCAGGGCGATGGCATTGCCGAAGACAAACGCCAAGATATTTTTAGCCCCTTTGTTCGTCTAAAACAAGAGAAAAAAGGCTCAGGATTAGGCTTATCATTGGTATCGCAGATTGTCGAAGCCCACAACGGACAAATCTATACCGACACCTATCAAGGCAAAACTCGATTTGTGGTCATCTTGCCCACCAAGCCCAAAGCCACCTTTGATGACACCACCGACAAATCCGCCACAAAATAA
- the polA gene encoding DNA polymerase I → MTAMNNYQQIPNLAHFDTSNIDTSAAPVVLVDGSYYLFRCFYGLPPLSNKDGLPTNAVRGVLNALNKLIKKYKPAYMAVAFDTKAPTFRHELSEAYKAHRPPMEDDLRVQIPYVHELIKQLGIPLITIDGYEADDIIGTLAHTACQHRLPVVISTGDKDMAQLVNDCVILEDSFTGKITDKAGVIEKFGVQNTQIADYLTLMGDASDGIAGIPKVGQKTAAKLLNDYGDIDGILANIEQIKGVVGKNIKEHQDTIPLNRTLATIVTNLDLPIGFEDIKLGDANDDAKEQRLTSLLSFYQKLEFRQEITAVSEQLAKLNLDPQHSTPVEQTDDQNDAGIVPSLPADTVQYHTISTAQELDDLVATLAQSPYFAIDTETTHLDWQQASLVGVSISHTHHQAYYIPINHVDDLGTRHDGQLDENTVLGALKPILQNPAIGKIGQHLKYDTHIFAKYGIDLLGDIHTQPDNWHMDTMLASYVINAAATRHNMDDLAKHYLNTTTTTFEEVAGKGAKQITFDRVDIDTASHYACEDADITFRLFTIFSQYLANDHAASKLLHRLEIPTAKLLTQMERAGILIDIDMLSKLSHQFDEEILALEHQAHTLAAENFNLASPKQLGEILFEKLGIAGGKKTKTGQYSTSEAVLSKIDHPLVETVLAHRSLSKLKSTYTDALAKAADDAGRVHTSYHQALTSTGRLSSSDPNLQNIPIRTDTGRLIRQAFIAPKGRVILAADYSQIELRLMAHFSGDERLIAAFNDGLDIHTATAAEIMGKSLDEVTSNERRAAKAVNFGLLYGMSAFGLAKQLGVDRSTAQDYIKRYFARYPAIHDYMENTKNHAKQAGYVKTLLDRKLYSPDINNSNRMIKEAAERAAINAPLQGSAAELIKLAMIAVDKVLPKEHAKLLLQVHDELVFEIDADKAQEIGTLIKNAMQNVLTDTAKTLGWTVDFAVPLLVEIGTGDNWDEAH, encoded by the coding sequence ATGACCGCAATGAACAATTATCAACAAATTCCCAATCTTGCTCACTTTGACACAAGCAATATCGACACATCTGCCGCTCCTGTGGTGCTGGTCGATGGTTCTTATTATTTATTTCGCTGTTTTTATGGTCTGCCACCCTTATCCAACAAAGACGGACTGCCCACCAATGCCGTGCGTGGCGTGCTAAATGCCCTAAACAAGCTCATCAAAAAATACAAGCCTGCCTACATGGCGGTCGCTTTTGATACCAAAGCCCCAACCTTTCGCCACGAATTATCGGAGGCTTACAAAGCACATCGCCCACCGATGGAAGATGATTTGCGAGTACAGATTCCTTATGTGCATGAACTGATTAAACAGCTTGGCATTCCCCTCATCACCATTGATGGCTATGAAGCAGACGACATCATCGGTACACTGGCTCATACCGCTTGCCAGCACAGACTGCCTGTCGTCATCTCAACAGGCGATAAAGACATGGCACAGCTTGTCAATGATTGCGTCATCTTAGAAGACAGCTTTACTGGCAAAATCACCGATAAAGCAGGTGTCATCGAAAAATTTGGGGTGCAAAATACCCAAATTGCCGACTACCTAACGCTGATGGGCGATGCCTCTGACGGCATTGCAGGAATTCCAAAAGTAGGACAAAAAACCGCCGCCAAACTGCTTAATGATTATGGCGATATTGATGGTATTTTGGCAAATATCGAACAAATCAAAGGCGTGGTTGGCAAAAACATCAAAGAGCACCAAGATACCATTCCGCTCAATCGTACGCTGGCAACCATCGTAACCAATTTGGATTTGCCCATTGGTTTTGAAGACATCAAGCTGGGCGATGCTAATGACGATGCCAAAGAACAACGCTTGACCAGTTTGTTAAGTTTTTATCAAAAGCTAGAATTCCGTCAAGAAATTACTGCCGTTTCAGAACAACTTGCCAAGCTAAACTTAGACCCACAGCACAGCACGCCAGTCGAGCAGACAGACGACCAAAATGATGCTGGCATCGTACCAAGCCTGCCTGCCGACACCGTGCAATATCACACCATCAGCACCGCACAAGAGCTTGATGATTTGGTTGCCACGCTGGCACAATCGCCCTATTTTGCCATCGACACCGAGACAACACACCTAGATTGGCAACAAGCATCATTGGTGGGTGTCAGCATCAGCCACACCCATCATCAAGCATACTACATTCCCATCAATCATGTTGATGATTTGGGCACAAGACACGATGGACAGCTTGATGAAAACACGGTTTTGGGTGCTTTAAAGCCGATTTTACAAAACCCTGCCATCGGCAAAATCGGTCAGCATCTTAAATACGACACGCATATTTTTGCCAAATACGGCATTGATTTGCTTGGCGATATTCACACCCAGCCTGACAACTGGCACATGGACACCATGTTGGCAAGCTATGTGATTAACGCTGCTGCCACACGGCACAATATGGACGACTTGGCAAAACACTATCTAAACACCACAACCACCACCTTTGAAGAAGTGGCAGGCAAAGGAGCCAAACAAATCACTTTTGATAGAGTGGACATCGATACAGCCAGCCACTATGCCTGTGAAGATGCGGATATTACTTTTAGATTATTTACGATATTCTCACAATATCTTGCCAATGACCATGCTGCCTCCAAGCTACTTCATCGTCTTGAAATACCCACCGCCAAACTATTGACCCAGATGGAGCGGGCGGGTATTTTGATTGATATTGATATGCTAAGCAAATTATCACATCAATTTGATGAAGAAATTTTGGCATTAGAACACCAAGCTCACACTTTGGCGGCAGAGAATTTCAACCTTGCCAGCCCAAAACAGTTGGGCGAAATTTTGTTTGAAAAACTTGGCATTGCAGGCGGTAAAAAAACCAAAACAGGACAGTATTCCACCTCAGAAGCCGTTCTATCCAAAATCGACCACCCGCTGGTTGAGACCGTTTTGGCACATCGTAGCTTATCAAAACTAAAAAGCACCTACACCGATGCACTTGCCAAAGCTGCTGATGACGCAGGGCGAGTACATACCAGCTATCATCAGGCATTGACCAGCACAGGCAGACTGTCGTCATCTGACCCAAATCTACAAAATATCCCCATTCGCACCGATACAGGTCGCCTGATTCGTCAGGCATTCATTGCACCAAAAGGTCGTGTGATTTTGGCAGCTGACTATTCACAGATTGAACTTCGACTGATGGCACATTTTAGTGGAGATGAGCGATTGATTGCCGCCTTTAATGATGGGCTAGACATTCACACCGCCACCGCTGCTGAAATCATGGGTAAATCACTTGATGAAGTAACCAGCAATGAACGCCGTGCTGCCAAAGCGGTCAATTTTGGTCTGTTGTATGGCATGAGTGCCTTTGGGCTTGCCAAACAATTAGGTGTGGATAGAAGCACCGCCCAAGACTACATCAAACGCTATTTTGCTCGCTATCCTGCAATTCATGACTACATGGAAAACACCAAAAATCATGCAAAACAGGCAGGCTATGTAAAAACCTTATTGGATAGAAAACTCTACTCGCCAGACATCAATAACAGCAACCGCATGATAAAAGAGGCTGCCGAACGAGCCGCCATCAACGCCCCGCTTCAAGGGTCGGCAGCTGAGCTGATTAAACTTGCGATGATTGCGGTGGATAAAGTATTGCCCAAAGAGCACGCCAAACTATTGCTACAAGTCCATGACGAGCTGGTGTTTGAAATTGATGCCGATAAAGCACAAGAGATTGGCACACTCATCAAAAATGCCATGCAAAATGTACTGACCGACACCGCCAAAACGCTTGGCTGGACGGTGGATTTTGCTGTACCGCTGCTTGTCGAGATTGGTACAGGTGATAATTGGGACGAGGCTCATTAA
- a CDS encoding cytochrome b: MTQLATNAMQIQKYNLAARLFHWVGALLIVTAWFLVEQGEDFIGLHKAVGFSFLIWTLLRLINRVVSKAPAALPMPAWQTAISHLTHLALYVAMIGMPVTGFLSAYFGGYGVDVFGIFQIAGAAEANRDLARTLMGVHRGLMWNALLALVVLHIGAALYHQFVKKDNLLARMR; encoded by the coding sequence ATGACACAGCTAGCAACAAATGCAATGCAAATTCAAAAATACAATCTGGCCGCTCGCCTGTTTCACTGGGTGGGTGCATTATTGATTGTGACAGCTTGGTTTTTGGTGGAGCAAGGCGAGGATTTTATCGGTTTGCATAAAGCGGTGGGTTTTAGTTTTTTGATTTGGACGCTACTTCGTCTCATCAATCGTGTTGTTAGCAAAGCACCTGCTGCTCTGCCGATGCCAGCGTGGCAAACTGCCATATCGCACTTGACGCATCTGGCGTTATATGTGGCGATGATTGGCATGCCTGTAACTGGTTTTTTGTCGGCATATTTTGGCGGTTATGGCGTTGATGTCTTTGGTATTTTTCAGATAGCAGGGGCGGCTGAGGCAAACCGTGATTTGGCTCGTACTTTGATGGGTGTGCATCGTGGGTTGATGTGGAATGCTTTATTGGCATTAGTGGTGCTACATATCGGTGCGGCGTTGTATCATCAATTTGTCAAAAAAGACAATCTGCTTGCCAGAATGCGTTAA